One genomic window of Desulfurococcus mucosus DSM 2162 includes the following:
- a CDS encoding tRNA (cytidine(56)-2'-O)-methyltransferase: MKIYVLRYGHRPGRDKRVTTHVALVARAFGADGFILGDVADESVKESIEKVSEIWGGRIHFEMGVDSQKYCREWKRNGGLVVHLTMYGLHVDSVIDEVRRLGRDILVVVGSRKVPGFFYEVADYNVAIGHQPHSEVAALAVFLDRLFTGRELYLRFPDAKVEIVPSPRGKKVRRLGAGVE; encoded by the coding sequence TTGAAGATATATGTGTTGAGATACGGGCATAGGCCTGGCAGGGATAAAAGGGTTACAACCCATGTTGCACTCGTGGCACGTGCCTTCGGGGCAGACGGGTTCATCCTTGGCGATGTTGCCGATGAATCAGTGAAGGAGTCGATTGAGAAGGTATCGGAGATATGGGGTGGCAGGATCCACTTTGAGATGGGGGTTGACTCGCAGAAGTACTGTAGGGAGTGGAAGAGGAACGGCGGCTTAGTGGTTCATTTAACAATGTACGGCCTCCACGTTGACAGCGTGATCGACGAGGTGAGGAGGCTGGGTAGGGATATACTGGTGGTTGTGGGATCCAGGAAGGTGCCGGGGTTCTTCTACGAGGTGGCAGACTATAATGTAGCAATAGGTCATCAACCCCACTCAGAGGTAGCCGCCTTAGCGGTCTTCCTCGACAGACTGTTCACTGGGAGAGAACTCTACCTGAGGTTCCCTGATGCAAAGGTTGAAATAGTGCCGTCTCCCCGTGGCAAGAAGGTTAGGAGGCTTGGAGCCGGCGTGGAGTGA
- the hflX gene encoding GTPase HflX codes for MRVAVAVPRRYWGFLEEELGLVKTIYSDIQCVVKVGKPSPGTYLSSERLRELGECGFEKLVVMDRLKPVQVVNLARELKRDVVDRVMLILEIFAEHAGSKEAKMQIELARLKYYIPLVREAVRYAKMGELHGFLGAGRYGYEKYYLMLKRKEARVRRELEELRRIRGVRRKQRIESGLPHVAITGYTCAGKTSLFNALTGLGKPVGPEPFTTLAPKSSRVAYRDVCFILTDTVGFIRDLPPEIIEAFYATLEEISSADVLVNVVDASKPLERIRVELETTRGVFSKIGVHGKPVIVALNKVDLLGDYTAKVRDVEGLLAGNEELIPVSSTMRFNLELLMEALYRVLRGGTA; via the coding sequence TTGAGGGTCGCTGTAGCCGTACCCAGGAGGTACTGGGGCTTCCTCGAGGAGGAGCTTGGACTTGTGAAGACCATCTATAGTGACATACAGTGTGTTGTGAAGGTGGGGAAGCCCTCGCCGGGGACATACTTGTCGAGTGAGAGGCTCAGGGAGCTCGGGGAATGCGGGTTCGAGAAGCTTGTTGTCATGGATAGGCTTAAACCGGTGCAGGTAGTTAACCTGGCGAGAGAGTTGAAGAGGGATGTCGTGGACAGGGTTATGTTGATACTCGAGATATTCGCTGAGCACGCTGGCTCCAAGGAGGCGAAGATGCAGATAGAGCTGGCCCGGCTGAAATACTATATTCCACTCGTGAGGGAGGCTGTGAGGTATGCTAAGATGGGTGAGCTACACGGCTTCCTCGGTGCCGGCAGGTATGGCTACGAGAAATATTATCTCATGCTTAAGAGGAAGGAGGCCAGGGTTCGAAGAGAGCTCGAGGAGCTGAGGAGGATACGTGGCGTCAGGAGGAAGCAGAGGATTGAATCAGGACTCCCCCACGTCGCGATCACAGGGTACACCTGTGCAGGTAAGACAAGCCTCTTCAACGCTTTAACAGGGCTCGGTAAGCCCGTGGGACCCGAGCCCTTTACAACTCTTGCACCTAAATCCAGCAGGGTTGCCTACAGGGATGTATGCTTCATCCTCACAGACACAGTGGGGTTTATCAGGGATCTTCCCCCGGAGATCATTGAGGCGTTTTACGCGACACTAGAGGAGATCAGTAGTGCAGATGTGCTTGTAAACGTTGTGGACGCCTCCAAGCCTCTTGAAAGGATCCGGGTGGAGTTGGAGACTACGAGAGGGGTGTTCAGCAAGATAGGTGTCCACGGGAAACCAGTCATAGTCGCATTGAACAAAGTGGACTTGCTGGGTGACTACACTGCTAAGGTGAGGGATGTAGAGGGCCTCCTCGCGGGTAATGAGGAGTTGATACCGGTTTCATCAACTATGAGGTTTAATCTCGAGCTATTAATGGAGGCTCTTTATAGGGTTTTGAGGGGTGGGACTGCTTGA
- a CDS encoding proteasome-activating nucleotidase, giving the protein MSSGMDNREKLEKLDAVVNEEDYIRYLESKVRLLEAEREKLLTKINYYRSELEKMISPPLIEGVVEYVLSDGRAVVKSSTGPNLVVALADNIDRSLIKPGVRVALNQRGSVIVEVLPSHVDTYVQSMEVVEKPGVRYEDIGGLAEQIRELREVVEMPLKNPELFEEIGIEPPKGVLLYGPPGCGKTLLAKAVAAESNATFIAIVGSELVQKFIGEGARIVRELFELARRKAPSIVFIDEIDAIAAKRIDIGTSGEREVQRTLMQLLAEIDGFKPLDRVKIIAATNRIDILDPAILRPGRFDRIIEVPLPDLNGRLEIFRIHTRRMRLAGDVDFMELARLTNGFTGAEIKAVVTEAGYNAIRENRRQVSMRDFLKAVEKLREKKRLRGVEEYDRRERDGTQTLVFQ; this is encoded by the coding sequence ATGAGTAGCGGGATGGATAACAGGGAGAAGCTTGAGAAGCTTGATGCAGTGGTGAACGAGGAGGACTACATAAGGTATCTTGAATCCAAGGTCAGGCTCCTTGAGGCTGAACGCGAGAAGCTTTTAACGAAGATAAACTACTATAGGAGCGAGCTTGAAAAAATGATCTCTCCCCCTCTCATAGAGGGCGTTGTGGAGTATGTTTTAAGCGATGGGAGGGCCGTGGTTAAAAGCTCCACGGGACCCAACCTAGTGGTGGCGTTAGCGGACAACATTGATAGAAGCCTAATCAAGCCCGGTGTTAGAGTGGCTTTAAACCAGCGTGGCTCAGTGATAGTTGAAGTACTTCCCTCACACGTCGACACATATGTTCAATCAATGGAGGTAGTGGAGAAGCCTGGGGTGAGATACGAGGATATAGGTGGGCTTGCAGAGCAGATAAGGGAGCTAAGGGAAGTCGTTGAGATGCCGTTGAAGAACCCCGAGCTATTCGAGGAGATAGGTATCGAGCCCCCTAAGGGGGTCCTCCTATACGGCCCACCTGGATGCGGTAAAACACTGCTTGCGAAGGCTGTTGCAGCCGAGTCGAATGCAACATTCATAGCTATAGTTGGCAGCGAGCTCGTTCAAAAATTCATCGGGGAGGGCGCCAGGATAGTCAGGGAGCTCTTCGAGCTGGCGAGGAGGAAGGCTCCCTCAATAGTCTTCATCGATGAAATAGACGCCATAGCAGCTAAGAGGATAGATATAGGTACCAGTGGTGAAAGAGAGGTTCAGAGAACCCTTATGCAGCTCCTAGCAGAGATAGATGGGTTCAAACCCCTCGACAGGGTTAAAATAATAGCTGCAACGAACAGGATAGACATACTCGACCCCGCTATACTGAGGCCTGGGAGGTTCGACAGGATAATAGAGGTCCCGTTGCCAGACCTCAACGGTAGACTAGAGATATTCAGGATACATACGCGTAGAATGAGGCTCGCAGGCGACGTGGACTTCATGGAGCTAGCCAGGTTAACCAACGGGTTCACCGGTGCAGAGATAAAAGCCGTGGTAACAGAAGCCGGATACAATGCGATCCGTGAAAACCGCAGGCAGGTCTCGATGAGGGACTTCCTGAAAGCAGTGGAGAAGCTGCGGGAGAAGAAGAGGCTGCGTGGTGTGGAGGAATACGATAGAAGGGAACGGGACGGCACGCAGACACTGGTCTTCCAATAG
- a CDS encoding transcription factor TFIIE: MKLSKTARAEDTLVEEDGEVLEVLEDLVRGVYGEPGLKLLRFMLEHGYVAEELLTRDTGIKSNEGRRILQKMSEENIVVPGKLRTGDGVLHIWRLNKPGLRSAVLMRLRKAREKLAARLSFEAGNIVYECPRCGKRYTLDEAYVNDFICPSDGEVLVESNKGEAVRVLQESISRIDALIRRLERVRE; encoded by the coding sequence ATGAAGCTGAGTAAAACTGCCAGAGCGGAGGACACACTGGTTGAGGAGGATGGAGAGGTCCTCGAGGTATTGGAGGATCTGGTGCGCGGCGTCTACGGTGAGCCGGGCCTCAAGCTACTTAGATTCATGTTGGAGCACGGCTATGTTGCAGAGGAGCTGCTTACACGCGACACTGGGATAAAATCGAACGAGGGGAGAAGGATACTCCAGAAGATGTCAGAGGAGAACATTGTTGTACCCGGTAAACTCAGAACCGGGGACGGCGTGCTCCACATATGGAGGCTCAATAAGCCTGGGTTGAGGAGCGCTGTACTGATGAGGCTCCGCAAGGCAAGGGAGAAGCTTGCAGCCAGGTTGAGCTTCGAGGCAGGGAACATAGTGTACGAGTGTCCGAGATGCGGTAAAAGATATACTCTCGACGAGGCATACGTGAACGACTTCATCTGCCCCTCCGACGGCGAGGTACTCGTCGAGTCAAACAAGGGTGAGGCGGTAAGGGTTCTCCAGGAATCCATAAGCAGGATCGACGCGTTGATTAGAAGGCTGGAACGGGTTCGAGAGTGA
- a CDS encoding aldo/keto reductase, with translation MEYTTLGWTDEKISRIGLGTWQYSETWGLTEYEAAKKVIAKAVEVGMNFIDTAMVYGRGMSEEFLGRSLRELGVKRDEVFIATKIPGDFLNPDDVFKSVERSLKRLGVNTVDLLQLHWPPCWHNYPTASYARALERLILHGKVRYIGVSNYPIALIEELREAFSFTDIVSMQYRFNLAERWAEEELIPYAEANDFTFIPWSPLAKGALTGKYTLENIGGFKDLRSNEPVFHPSNFEKLTPLINTLKEVASKYGRTPSQVALNWLIKYSPVVVPIPGAKTPEQVVENAGAVGWELSFEDWMRLYEVAKGVRITYVTW, from the coding sequence ATGGAGTACACTACGCTTGGCTGGACTGATGAGAAGATATCTAGGATAGGCCTCGGTACATGGCAGTATAGTGAGACATGGGGTTTAACAGAGTATGAGGCTGCGAAGAAGGTTATTGCCAAAGCAGTGGAGGTCGGCATGAACTTCATCGACACCGCGATGGTGTATGGCAGGGGGATGAGCGAGGAGTTCCTGGGCAGGTCGCTGAGGGAGCTCGGGGTAAAGAGGGATGAGGTATTCATAGCGACTAAGATACCCGGGGACTTCCTGAACCCTGATGACGTCTTTAAATCGGTTGAGCGGTCTTTGAAGAGGCTGGGAGTGAACACGGTGGACCTCCTTCAGTTGCACTGGCCTCCATGCTGGCATAACTATCCCACTGCATCCTATGCCCGCGCCCTTGAAAGACTCATACTCCACGGTAAGGTGAGGTATATCGGTGTAAGCAACTACCCTATAGCATTGATAGAGGAGCTCAGGGAGGCATTCTCCTTCACGGATATCGTGAGCATGCAGTACAGGTTTAACCTCGCTGAGAGGTGGGCTGAGGAGGAGTTGATACCCTACGCGGAGGCAAACGACTTCACCTTCATACCATGGAGCCCTCTCGCCAAGGGTGCATTGACAGGTAAGTACACGTTGGAGAACATAGGCGGCTTCAAGGATCTAAGGAGTAATGAACCAGTGTTCCACCCCTCTAACTTCGAGAAGCTGACACCGTTGATCAACACGCTGAAAGAGGTGGCATCCAAGTACGGTAGAACGCCTTCACAGGTAGCGTTAAACTGGCTGATAAAATACAGCCCAGTAGTAGTCCCAATACCCGGTGCGAAAACCCCTGAGCAAGTCGTAGAGAATGCGGGCGCGGTTGGATGGGAGCTGAGCTTCGAGGACTGGATGAGGCTGTACGAGGTTGCAAAGGGAGTAAGGATAACCTATGTGACATGGTAG
- a CDS encoding multiprotein bridging factor aMBF1 produces MSCYCEVCGREVGKNECRKVVVEGSVLTVCPQCYARLVGQGKARPFVEEKRQQPARQAPRPLKPRVREEFEVVEDYAKRIREARERLGWTQQVLAQKVRESENIIKRIEAGKLKPGLDLARRLEKVLGVKLLEPVVDEGASATGGGSDDLTIGDLIRLKRE; encoded by the coding sequence TTGTCCTGCTACTGCGAGGTCTGCGGACGGGAGGTTGGGAAAAACGAGTGCAGGAAGGTGGTTGTTGAAGGCAGCGTCCTCACCGTGTGCCCTCAGTGCTACGCCAGGCTTGTCGGGCAGGGTAAGGCTAGGCCGTTTGTGGAGGAGAAGAGGCAGCAGCCTGCTAGACAAGCACCCAGGCCGTTGAAGCCAAGGGTTAGGGAGGAGTTCGAGGTGGTTGAGGACTACGCTAAGAGGATCAGGGAGGCCAGGGAGAGGCTTGGCTGGACTCAGCAGGTTTTAGCGCAGAAGGTGAGGGAGAGTGAAAACATAATCAAGAGGATTGAGGCCGGGAAACTGAAGCCGGGCCTCGACCTTGCCAGGAGGCTTGAGAAGGTTCTAGGCGTGAAGCTCCTTGAGCCAGTGGTTGATGAAGGGGCTTCTGCAACCGGTGGGGGAAGCGATGATTTAACGATAGGTGACTTGATCAGGTTGAAACGCGAGTAG
- the ahcY gene encoding adenosylhomocysteinase: MDYRVKDLSLASQGAAKISWAEQNMPVLMLLRRKYSEAKPFKGVRVGAVLHVTKETAVLMKAFIDAGAEVALAGSNPLSTQDDVAAALVEYGVHVYAWRGQSGEEYYWCLEKIVEWRPQIVLDDGADLHALIHEKHVQLASSIVGGTEETTTGVIRLRALEREGLLKYPVIAVNNAYTKHMFDNRYGTGQSTFDGILRATNMLIAGKVVVVAGYGWVGKGIAARARGLGARRVIVVEVNPIRALEAVYDGFEVMPMSEAAEVGDIFITATGNKAVVRREHFEKMKNGAVLANAGHFNVEVWIPDLEALSRSKRQILPYVTEYELSDGRRIYLLAEGRLVNLVAAEGHPSEVMDMSFANQFLASLYMLENKGSLPLKVMNPPVELDEMVARLKLESMGIRIDSMTREQEEYVKSWRHGT; the protein is encoded by the coding sequence ATGGATTACAGGGTTAAAGACCTCTCCCTAGCAAGCCAGGGAGCCGCCAAGATATCCTGGGCCGAGCAAAACATGCCTGTACTGATGCTGCTGAGGAGAAAGTATAGTGAAGCCAAGCCGTTTAAAGGAGTAAGGGTAGGGGCCGTCCTCCACGTAACCAAGGAGACAGCCGTGCTTATGAAGGCTTTCATCGACGCCGGCGCCGAGGTGGCCCTAGCCGGCAGCAACCCTTTATCCACGCAGGATGACGTGGCAGCAGCCCTCGTAGAGTACGGTGTACACGTGTATGCTTGGAGGGGTCAGTCAGGGGAGGAGTACTACTGGTGCCTCGAGAAGATAGTTGAGTGGAGACCCCAGATAGTGCTGGATGACGGTGCAGACCTACATGCACTCATACATGAGAAACACGTACAACTGGCTAGCAGCATAGTTGGAGGCACAGAGGAGACGACCACCGGGGTCATAAGGCTCAGAGCCCTGGAGAGAGAAGGGTTGCTCAAGTACCCGGTGATAGCTGTAAACAACGCGTACACGAAGCACATGTTTGACAACAGGTATGGGACGGGGCAGAGCACCTTCGACGGGATACTGAGGGCAACCAACATGCTTATAGCGGGTAAGGTAGTCGTGGTAGCCGGCTACGGCTGGGTGGGCAAGGGGATAGCGGCCAGGGCAAGGGGGCTCGGTGCCAGACGAGTCATAGTGGTAGAGGTCAACCCGATTAGAGCGCTTGAAGCAGTCTACGATGGTTTCGAAGTAATGCCTATGAGTGAAGCCGCCGAGGTAGGCGACATCTTCATAACGGCCACAGGCAACAAGGCTGTCGTGAGAAGAGAGCATTTCGAGAAAATGAAGAACGGTGCAGTCCTAGCTAATGCTGGACACTTCAACGTCGAGGTATGGATACCCGACCTAGAGGCACTCTCCAGATCCAAGAGGCAGATACTGCCATATGTGACAGAGTACGAGTTAAGTGACGGTAGGAGAATATACCTGCTCGCCGAGGGCAGACTAGTGAACCTGGTGGCAGCTGAAGGGCATCCAAGCGAGGTCATGGACATGAGCTTCGCAAACCAGTTCCTTGCATCACTCTACATGTTGGAGAACAAGGGTAGCCTGCCTTTGAAAGTCATGAATCCCCCGGTGGAGCTAGATGAAATGGTGGCGAGGCTGAAGCTGGAATCCATGGGTATCCGGATAGACTCCATGACAAGGGAGCAGGAGGAGTACGTTAAATCATGGAGACACGGCACCTGA
- a CDS encoding NAD(P)/FAD-dependent oxidoreductase: MGFKFRITGLSGAAYRSGETYDVIVVGGGPAGLTAALYSARYGFKTIVVTKLVGGAVTEAPLVDDYPGIPEIPGNDLVDKFVKHVRKYNVPVVVDEVVNVSRRPEDNKWCVELRSGGMLCSYAVIIAVGSEKRKLGVPGEKELVGRGVSYCATCDGPLFKDKVVAVVGGGNAAFTSALYLAKLASHVYIIHRRDEFRAFKIYVDAARSNPKITLLTNTVVKELLGSEHLEAVKIYNTQTQREEVLKVDGLFIEIGLQPPVEFFKKIGLNVDETGRAVVNLDRSTNLPGIFVAGDAAGGPYKYRFEQVITAAADGAIAADAACKYICALKGQEYSR, encoded by the coding sequence ATGGGCTTCAAATTCAGGATAACCGGGTTAAGCGGGGCGGCATACAGGAGTGGTGAAACCTACGATGTCATAGTGGTTGGAGGCGGGCCAGCTGGATTAACCGCCGCACTCTACAGTGCAAGATACGGGTTTAAAACCATAGTTGTCACAAAGCTGGTGGGAGGCGCCGTCACAGAGGCACCCCTCGTCGACGACTACCCAGGGATCCCTGAAATACCCGGCAACGACCTCGTCGACAAGTTCGTCAAGCATGTTCGAAAATACAATGTACCAGTGGTAGTCGATGAGGTCGTCAACGTATCGAGGAGGCCGGAGGATAATAAGTGGTGTGTCGAACTGAGAAGCGGTGGCATGCTCTGCAGCTACGCAGTCATAATAGCTGTTGGAAGCGAGAAGAGGAAGCTGGGTGTACCCGGCGAGAAAGAACTGGTGGGGAGAGGCGTCTCCTACTGCGCCACATGCGACGGCCCCTTGTTCAAGGACAAGGTGGTCGCGGTGGTTGGAGGTGGGAACGCCGCGTTTACTTCAGCACTATACCTAGCCAAGCTTGCCTCACACGTGTACATCATACATAGGAGAGACGAGTTCAGAGCCTTCAAGATATACGTTGACGCCGCCCGTAGCAACCCGAAGATAACGCTCCTAACGAACACCGTGGTTAAAGAACTACTGGGCAGCGAGCACCTGGAAGCCGTGAAAATATACAATACTCAGACCCAGAGAGAGGAAGTGTTGAAGGTAGACGGGCTCTTCATAGAGATAGGGCTTCAGCCACCCGTAGAATTCTTCAAGAAGATAGGGTTAAACGTGGATGAAACCGGTAGAGCAGTGGTTAACCTGGATAGAAGCACGAACCTACCCGGTATATTCGTAGCCGGGGACGCTGCCGGAGGACCCTACAAATACAGGTTTGAACAGGTCATAACGGCTGCTGCAGACGGAGCTATAGCGGCTGACGCAGCCTGCAAATACATCTGCGCGTTGAAGGGGCAGGAGTACTCTAGGTGA
- a CDS encoding RecB-family nuclease, which translates to MYIALYSPSSIQKLMDFVKTVYVLDGLVPVVIKPIGAAAQIGVPEAHKVAIKQGKPLIVLPEVSDLRSVLGCERVFYIDESGVEAQLPEIVNTGGRVAILLGSGDQEPSRREVEGLEAVWPSNVPRGLPVTALTGVLVYEFYRRTVKP; encoded by the coding sequence ATGTATATAGCGTTGTACTCGCCGTCAAGTATTCAGAAGCTCATGGACTTCGTTAAGACAGTCTACGTGTTAGACGGCCTCGTGCCTGTTGTGATAAAACCAATCGGTGCAGCCGCGCAGATCGGGGTGCCCGAGGCACATAAGGTGGCGATCAAGCAGGGCAAGCCGCTCATAGTGCTACCCGAGGTAAGCGATCTCCGCAGTGTACTAGGGTGTGAACGAGTATTCTACATTGATGAGTCGGGTGTGGAGGCACAGCTCCCGGAGATCGTTAACACAGGTGGCAGGGTGGCGATACTCCTGGGCTCCGGCGACCAGGAGCCGAGCAGGAGGGAGGTCGAGGGGCTTGAAGCAGTGTGGCCAAGCAACGTGCCAAGGGGGTTGCCGGTTACAGCCCTAACCGGTGTACTTGTCTACGAATTCTACCGGAGGACTGTGAAGCCCTAG
- a CDS encoding DNA cytosine methyltransferase — MKPVYKYIDVFSGAGGFSLGFHLSGRFKSLLAVDSFKPAAETYKANFPHTLVVNEDVKDLTGEILTGLVKPDEVDVVIGSPPCEPFTGANPRREKNPLDRLYSDPMGQLTLHFIRIIGHYRPRVFVMENVPAITEDGLRDALLREFRRVGYGEVYFNILLAEDYGTPSHRKRVFISNIRIEPEKTGRRVVWDALRDLPPPGRGLPNHERPPDPSWRKLKRMHRLRWGDAMIHYQGAEKTLPNMVRLNPNSIAPTVLGSSRFIHPFEDRLLTVREQARLMGFTDTFIFIGGREEQYNMVGEAVPAPLAKAIAGHLARALDEGVV; from the coding sequence GTGAAGCCGGTTTACAAGTATATAGATGTCTTCTCGGGGGCCGGCGGCTTCTCACTAGGCTTCCATCTATCAGGTAGATTCAAGTCCCTGCTCGCGGTGGACAGCTTTAAGCCGGCTGCCGAGACATATAAAGCGAACTTCCCGCACACCCTGGTGGTTAACGAGGATGTGAAAGACCTCACCGGTGAAATCCTCACGGGGCTCGTGAAGCCGGATGAAGTCGACGTGGTCATAGGTAGCCCGCCCTGCGAGCCCTTCACGGGAGCCAACCCTAGACGCGAGAAAAACCCATTGGACCGCTTATACAGTGACCCCATGGGGCAGTTAACACTGCACTTCATAAGGATCATAGGGCATTATCGCCCGAGAGTATTCGTCATGGAGAACGTGCCGGCGATAACCGAGGACGGGCTGCGCGACGCCCTGCTACGCGAGTTCAGGCGTGTCGGCTACGGTGAGGTCTACTTCAACATACTGCTCGCCGAAGACTACGGGACCCCTAGCCATAGGAAGAGAGTCTTCATCTCGAACATCCGTATAGAGCCTGAGAAAACAGGGAGAAGGGTTGTATGGGATGCCCTACGCGACCTACCTCCACCTGGCCGGGGCCTGCCGAACCATGAGAGGCCCCCGGATCCCTCGTGGAGGAAGCTTAAGAGGATGCATAGGTTGAGGTGGGGTGATGCAATGATACATTATCAGGGAGCTGAGAAAACCCTTCCAAACATGGTGAGGCTTAACCCTAACAGTATCGCACCCACGGTGCTCGGCTCCTCGAGGTTCATCCACCCCTTCGAGGATAGATTGCTCACCGTGAGAGAGCAGGCTAGGCTAATGGGTTTCACCGACACATTCATCTTTATAGGTGGAAGGGAGGAACAATACAACATGGTGGGTGAAGCCGTACCAGCCCCGCTGGCTAAGGCCATTGCGGGGCACCTTGCAAGAGCACTGGATGAAGGGGTGGTGTAA
- the thsB gene encoding thermosome subunit beta: MAVEPTGIPVLILKEGTQRTTGRDALRTNILAARAISEMIKTTYGPKGMDKMLVDALGDVTITNDGATILDKAEIQHPAAKMLVQVAKSQDSEVGDGTKRAVILAGELLKYAEELLDKNIHPTVIISGYRMAMEEALKILDQMAEPIDLNNEELLRKVARTSLTSKAVHDAREFFADIAVKAVKQVVEKRGDKNYVDLDNIQIIKKYGGALLDSMLVYGIVLDKEVVHPGMPRRVENAKIVLLDAPLEIEKPEIDAEIRINDPEQLEKFLQQEEEILMKMVDKIASVGANVVVCQKGIDEVAQHFLAKKGILAVRRVKRSDLEKLERATGGRIVSNIEDLTPEDLGYAALVEERKVGEDKMVFIEGCKNPRSVSIVIRGGLERLVDEAERSIRDALSAVADALRDGKVIPGGGAAEIELAKHIRRLATRVGGKEQLAIEAFAKALEGLAVTLVENAGLDPIDMVMKLRAAHEREDGKYLSIDLATGDLVNMREKGVIEPVSILANAIKAGTEAATIIMRIDDVIAASKLEKGKEETGKKPGEEEKEKED, from the coding sequence ATGGCGGTTGAACCCACGGGCATACCCGTGCTGATATTGAAGGAGGGCACCCAGCGAACAACTGGAAGAGATGCTTTGAGAACAAACATACTGGCTGCAAGAGCCATCTCAGAGATGATTAAGACCACGTATGGCCCGAAAGGCATGGATAAAATGCTGGTCGACGCCCTCGGCGATGTAACGATAACCAATGATGGTGCGACAATCCTCGACAAGGCTGAGATACAGCATCCAGCAGCAAAGATGCTTGTGCAGGTTGCTAAGAGCCAGGACAGCGAGGTTGGCGATGGAACAAAGCGTGCTGTAATACTGGCAGGCGAGCTCTTAAAGTACGCTGAGGAGCTACTCGACAAGAACATTCATCCAACAGTGATAATCTCCGGTTACAGGATGGCGATGGAGGAAGCGTTGAAGATACTGGATCAGATGGCTGAGCCAATAGACTTGAACAACGAGGAGCTGTTGAGGAAGGTCGCGAGAACATCCCTCACAAGCAAGGCTGTGCATGATGCACGCGAGTTCTTCGCGGACATAGCTGTTAAAGCAGTGAAGCAGGTGGTTGAGAAGAGGGGCGACAAGAACTACGTTGACCTAGACAATATTCAGATAATAAAGAAGTATGGTGGAGCACTACTGGACTCCATGCTCGTCTACGGCATAGTCCTCGACAAGGAGGTAGTGCACCCAGGCATGCCGAGAAGGGTTGAGAACGCTAAGATAGTACTGCTCGACGCACCACTAGAAATAGAGAAACCCGAGATAGACGCCGAGATAAGGATAAACGACCCCGAGCAACTGGAGAAGTTCCTGCAGCAGGAGGAAGAGATCCTGATGAAGATGGTTGACAAGATAGCGAGCGTTGGGGCAAACGTGGTGGTCTGCCAGAAGGGTATCGATGAGGTTGCACAGCACTTCCTCGCGAAGAAAGGCATACTCGCAGTGAGAAGGGTGAAGAGAAGCGACCTGGAGAAGCTTGAGAGGGCGACAGGCGGGAGAATAGTCAGCAACATAGAGGACTTGACGCCGGAGGACCTCGGCTACGCTGCACTAGTAGAGGAGAGGAAGGTTGGAGAAGATAAAATGGTGTTCATAGAGGGATGCAAGAACCCGAGGTCTGTCAGCATAGTGATAAGGGGCGGCCTAGAGAGGCTGGTCGATGAGGCTGAGAGAAGCATCAGAGACGCCTTGTCAGCTGTGGCAGACGCCCTAAGGGATGGAAAGGTAATACCCGGCGGTGGAGCAGCTGAGATAGAGTTGGCCAAGCACATAAGGAGGCTGGCTACAAGGGTTGGAGGCAAGGAGCAGCTTGCCATAGAGGCTTTCGCAAAGGCTCTCGAGGGACTCGCCGTTACACTAGTCGAGAACGCTGGATTAGACCCCATAGACATGGTGATGAAGCTGAGGGCTGCACACGAGAGGGAGGACGGCAAGTACCTGAGCATAGACTTAGCCACCGGGGACCTCGTCAACATGAGGGAGAAGGGTGTAATAGAGCCTGTCAGCATACTGGCGAACGCTATAAAGGCTGGTACAGAGGCCGCGACAATAATAATGAGGATAGACGACGTCATAGCGGCCAGCAAGCTTGAGAAGGGTAAGGAGGAAACCGGTAAGAAGCCCGGCGAAGAGGAAAAGGAGAAGGAGGATTAG